In Rhodothermus profundi, the genomic stretch GACATCGAGGCTTCCTGCGGTTCTTCTTCCACCGACTCACTGCTTAACGGGAAGCCCGTTCCTTCTTCGGTAGGAATGCCCGCTTCCTCCATGACAGCCGGTGCCACGAAGATGGGCGCATCTACCCGCACGGCCAGTGCCACCGCATCGCTCGGGCGCGCATCCAGTTGCCGCTCCCGACCGTTATGCACGAAGCGAATCTTGGCGTAGAACGTCCCATCACGCAGCTCATCAATCACCACACTGAGCACTTCGGCGCCAACGGCCTCAAACAGGTCGCGCAACAGGTCGTGCGTCATGGGACGCGGTGGCTGAATCTTTTCAAGTTCCAGCGCGATGGCCTGGGCCTCGAAGGCACCGATGATGATGGGCAGCCGGCGATTGCCTTCGATTTCGCCTAAGACCAGCGCATACGCGCCTCCACTCGTAGGACTGGTTGAGAGCCCGACAATATCAACCTGGATCAATTCCATCGCGCACGCGCAAACGGTTAGGTGTCGAACAACCTGCTTCCCAAGGGCCTCCGGCTGCGCGACCTGCACCTACGGGGTCTCGTCACCGGCAAGCGCCTTCTTCAACGCGACCACAAAAGCCCGGTTCTCCTCTGCCCGTCCTGCGTTTACCCGCACATACCCGCGCAGCTCGGGGTAGCCGCTCATGTTACGAATCAAGATTCCTTTTTTCGCCAGACGAGCAAGGAGCACATCGGGTTCCAACGGCGTCCGAAAGATTACAAAGTTCGCCTGTGATGGTCTGGGCTCGACGTCTGGCAGCGCGGCCAGTTCCCGATAGAGCCATTGCACGCCTGCTTTAATTTCAGCAATGCGCGCTTGCACCAGTTCAGGATGGCGGAGCAGGGTCAATGCTACCGTTTCAGCGAGTCTATCTACCATGAAAGGAATACGGGCTTTATAGAGCTCCTGCACAACAGCCGGATGGCCGACCAGATAGCCCAACCGTAGTCCAGCCAGCCCAAATGCTTTAGAAAAAGTGCGCAGCAGCAGAACCCTCGGGTAGCGATCCAGCAAAGGGCGGGCGCCTACGCCGTCGGCAAATTCCACATAAGCTTCATCGATCAGCACCAGTCCCGGCGCGGCCGCTACCACCGCCTCTATGTCCCGGGGATCCATAGCAAGTCCGGTTGGATTATTGGGCGAGGTCAGGATGACCAGAGCCGGTCGGTGTTGCGCAATAGCCTGCAGCAGTCCGGCAACGTCAAACTGCAGGTCCGGGCCCGGCGCCACTGCGTGAATGCGTCCGCCGTGCAGCCGCACTATCATTTCATAGAGTGAAAACATAGGCCGGGGCATTACCACCGGCGTTCCGTCGTCAATGACGGCAAGCCCCACCGTAAAGGCCAGCTCGTTTGAGCCATTGCCTACGATAATGCCTTCCGGAGGCCAATCTATGTACTCGGCAAGCGCTCGGCGGAGGCGTTCTGGGTGCTCCGCGGGGTACCGGTTGAACGGCAACGCAAAGAACGCTTCCAGTAGCTCCCGTTTGAGCGGCTCCGGCAAATCCCAGGGGCTTTCGTTCTGATTCAGTTTGATGGGGGCCTCAGGCGGCGTACCGACCACGTACGGTTTACCCTGGCGCACAGCCGGTCGGATAGCGGCCAGGGCCTGTTCCAGAGCGTCAGCTACCGAAATCATCCACAGCCTTTCGGTTTTACTCAGAGGAACGCACCATGGAACCTAGTTCTTGTTCCACCAGACGCGCCAGTCGAACGGCTACAGCCTGGGCATGAGCGGGCAGTTCTTCGGCCTCGGCAAAGCGCATGATGCGTGGGCCGGTCTGCTGCAGCCGCTCTGCCGTATAGGCAATGATCGACTGGCTGCGCACGAAGTCGTCAACGCTCAGCGCTGAAGCGTAGCGGGCCGTGCCTCCAGTAGGCAACACGTGATTGGGGCCCGCAAAGTAGTCGCCTACCGGTTCGGTGGAGAAAGGCCCCAGGAAAATAGCGCCAGCATGGCGAATGTGCGGCAGCGCTGCCCAGGGATCACGCACCATCAGTTCCAGATGCTCCGGGGCCAGCTCGTTCACCACGGCATATGC encodes the following:
- a CDS encoding bifunctional nuclease family protein; translated protein: MELIQVDIVGLSTSPTSGGAYALVLGEIEGNRRLPIIIGAFEAQAIALELEKIQPPRPMTHDLLRDLFEAVGAEVLSVVIDELRDGTFYAKIRFVHNGRERQLDARPSDAVALAVRVDAPIFVAPAVMEEAGIPTEEGTGFPLSSESVEEEPQEASMSRLERLQRMLEKAIEEEDYERAAQLRDEIARLKKEQGQN
- the hisC gene encoding histidinol-phosphate transaminase, which produces MISVADALEQALAAIRPAVRQGKPYVVGTPPEAPIKLNQNESPWDLPEPLKRELLEAFFALPFNRYPAEHPERLRRALAEYIDWPPEGIIVGNGSNELAFTVGLAVIDDGTPVVMPRPMFSLYEMIVRLHGGRIHAVAPGPDLQFDVAGLLQAIAQHRPALVILTSPNNPTGLAMDPRDIEAVVAAAPGLVLIDEAYVEFADGVGARPLLDRYPRVLLLRTFSKAFGLAGLRLGYLVGHPAVVQELYKARIPFMVDRLAETVALTLLRHPELVQARIAEIKAGVQWLYRELAALPDVEPRPSQANFVIFRTPLEPDVLLARLAKKGILIRNMSGYPELRGYVRVNAGRAEENRAFVVALKKALAGDETP